From a single Fulvivirga ulvae genomic region:
- a CDS encoding SDR family oxidoreductase has product MKILLTGSTGYIGRRLLPILVDEGHHVVCLVRDRHRFDWEDFDEEFLKHVSVIEADLEKKKSLEDLPQDIDAAYYLVHSMSSSYADFSISEKNTALNFASYLKGTSARQIIYLSGIVNDHELSEHLSSRKNVEDFLKTSEKPLTVLRAAIIIGSGSASFEIIRDLVEKLPVMVAPKWLKTRCQPIGIRNVIQYLVGVLNNENTFNQVYDIGGPDVLSYKQMLMEYALVRKLKRFIITVPVLSPKLSSLWLYFVTSTSYPLARNLVDSMRHNVVAKLGDIDKQVVIQRYSYREALEMAFSRISQKNVISSWKDAISNEGMNHSFRNFIEVPRHGCFNDVRMVEFETDIHEVKKKLWSIGGTNGWYYGNFLWEIRGFLDKAVGGVGLRRGRRSPTELKAGDALDFWRVLLASEKDRKLLLYAEMKLPGEAWLEFHIKETKGKKLLMQKATFRPLGIWGRIYWYCVLPFHFLIFPGMASRIVKV; this is encoded by the coding sequence ATGAAAATTTTGCTTACAGGTTCAACCGGCTATATAGGACGGCGGCTACTTCCGATACTGGTAGACGAAGGCCACCATGTAGTTTGCCTGGTACGGGACAGACACCGGTTTGACTGGGAGGATTTCGATGAGGAATTTTTGAAACACGTAAGTGTAATTGAGGCCGATCTTGAGAAAAAGAAAAGCCTTGAGGATTTGCCACAGGATATTGACGCAGCCTACTATCTGGTACACTCCATGAGTAGCTCTTATGCAGACTTTTCTATCTCAGAGAAAAATACAGCTCTAAATTTTGCCTCATACCTGAAGGGCACTTCCGCCCGACAGATCATATATCTCAGCGGCATTGTCAATGACCATGAACTTTCCGAGCACCTAAGCTCAAGGAAGAATGTTGAAGATTTCCTAAAAACCTCAGAAAAGCCACTGACCGTGTTAAGGGCAGCAATTATTATTGGATCCGGAAGTGCATCTTTTGAGATTATCAGAGACCTTGTGGAGAAGCTACCTGTAATGGTTGCCCCCAAATGGCTTAAAACCAGGTGCCAGCCCATCGGTATTCGTAATGTAATCCAGTACCTGGTGGGTGTGCTAAACAATGAGAATACTTTTAATCAGGTTTATGATATCGGCGGCCCCGATGTATTGTCATACAAGCAAATGTTGATGGAATATGCTTTGGTAAGGAAGCTTAAAAGGTTTATTATCACTGTCCCGGTGCTTTCTCCAAAATTATCTTCACTATGGTTGTATTTTGTGACCTCTACCTCTTATCCGCTCGCACGCAATCTGGTAGATAGCATGAGACACAATGTAGTGGCAAAGCTTGGCGACATAGACAAACAGGTGGTCATACAAAGATACTCATACCGTGAGGCTCTGGAAATGGCTTTTAGCAGGATCAGCCAAAAAAATGTTATCTCCAGCTGGAAAGATGCCATTTCTAACGAAGGTATGAACCATAGCTTTCGCAACTTTATTGAAGTCCCCCGACACGGGTGCTTTAATGATGTCAGAATGGTAGAATTCGAAACTGATATCCATGAGGTAAAGAAAAAGCTTTGGTCTATCGGAGGAACGAATGGCTGGTACTATGGAAACTTCCTTTGGGAGATCAGAGGTTTCTTAGATAAAGCCGTCGGAGGTGTTGGGCTAAGAAGGGGCAGGAGAAGTCCTACTGAATTAAAAGCAGGTGATGCTCTGGATTTCTGGCGTGTGCTGCTGGCCAGTGAAAAGGATCGAAAACTATTGCTATATGCAGAAATGAAGCTACCGGGCGAAGCCTGGCTGGAGTTCCATATTAAGGAAACCAAAGGCAAGAAGTTATTAATGCAGAAAGCAACTTTCCGGCCACTGGGTATTTGGGGCCGCATATATTGGTACTGTGTGCTGCCCTTTCATTTTCTCATATTTCCTGGCATGGCTTCAAGAATTGTAAAAGTATAA